A genomic region of Nerophis lumbriciformis linkage group LG28, RoL_Nlum_v2.1, whole genome shotgun sequence contains the following coding sequences:
- the wnt4 gene encoding protein Wnt-4a: protein MTEECVLRCVLMLCCALLSANASNWLYLAKLSSVGSIRDEETCERLRGLIQRQVQICKRSVEVMDAVRRGAQLAIDECQFQFRNRRWNCSTLETMPVFGKVVTQGTREAAFVYAISAASVAFAVTRACSSGELEKCGCDHNVHGVSPEGFQWSGCSDNIAYGVAFSQSFVDVRERSKGQSSSRALMNLHNNEAGRKTILAHMRVECKCHGVSGSCEVKTCWKAMPPFRKVGNVIKEKFDGATEVEQRKMGSAKFLVPRNSQFKPHTDEDLVYLEPSPDFCDRDPRTPGMLGTVGRQCNRTSKAIDGCELMCCGRGFQTQEVEVVDRCSCKFHWCCYVKCKQCRKTVEMHTCR, encoded by the exons GTACTTGGCCAAGCTGTCATCAGTGGGAAGCATCCGGGATGAAGAGACGTGCGAGAGGTTACGAGGCCTCATCCAGAGACAG GTTCAAATCTGTAAGCGCAGCGTGGAGGTGATGGACGCGGTACGTCGGGGCGCCCAGCTGGCGATCGACGAGTGCCAGTTCCAGTTCCGCAACCGCCGGTGGAACTGTTCCACTCTGGAGACCATGCCTGTGTTCGGCAAGGTGGTCACCCAGG gcacCCGCGAGGCGGCCTTTGTGTATGCCATCTCAGCAGCCAGTGTGGCGTTCGCGGTCACACGGGCCTGCAGTAGCGGAGAGCTGGAAAAATGCGGCTGTGACCACAACGTGCATGGAGTCAGTCCAGAGG GATTCCAGTGGTCGGGCTGCAGCGACAACATTGCTTACGGGGTGGCTTTTTCTCAGTCCTTCGTGGACGTGAGGGAGAGGAGTAAAGGCCAGTCCTCCAGTCGGGCCCTCATGAACTTACACAACAATGAGGCGGGAAGGAAG ACCATCCTGGCTCACATGCGCGTGGAGTGTAAATGCCACGGCGTGTCGGGCTCGTGCGAGGTGAAGACCTGCTGGAAGGCCATGCCGCCCTTCCGCAAGGTGGGCAACGTCATCAAGGAGAAGTTCGACGGCGCCACCGAGGTGGAGCAGCGCAAAATGGGCTCCGCCAAATTCCTGGTGCCTCGCAACTCCCAGTTCAAGCCCCACACGGATGAAGATCTGGTCTACTTGGAGCCCAGTCCGGACTTCTGCGACCGCGACCCGCGCACACCGGGCATGCTGGGCACGGTGGGGCGCCAGTGCAACAGAACCTCAAAGGCCATAGACGGCTGCGAGCTGATGTGCTGCGGCCGCGGCTTCCAGACGCAGGAGGTGGAGGTGGTGGACAGGTGCAGCTGCAAGTTCCACTGGTGCTGTTACGTCAAATGCAAACAGTGCCGCAAAACGGTGGAGATGCACACTTGCCGGTGA